One part of the Vanessa cardui chromosome 2, ilVanCard2.1, whole genome shotgun sequence genome encodes these proteins:
- the LOC124538760 gene encoding uncharacterized protein LOC124538760 codes for MRFTIVTFLLVIAGACALPEQQIAPQNERIITNQIRRAIEQIKREIREAGLDPLYIDRADFDFWVMPFTGIEGFIDQLTFTGASNIVINQLSYNVFQNSVKFTLTIPELRLAIKDSGITAHVFGSKHSAQFNGGLVIRQVRLVGDIRASVGIISGISIRSVSLQFSIGDIQSNLQLNAFGNDYTDELNQLLGTTIPDLLQRYRNEINRELSRIVLEILRELL; via the exons ATGAGGTTTACCATCGTCACTTTTCTGCTCGTCATCGCAGGCGCCTGCGCCTTGCCTGAACAGCAGATTG CGCCCCAAAATGAACGCATCATAACCAACCAAATTAGAAGGGCCATCGAGCAAATAAAACGAGAAATCAGAGAGGCTGGACTGGACCCCCTATACATTGACAGGGCTGATTTTGATTTCTGGGTTATGCC CTTCACTGGTATCGAGGGTTTTATTGATCAGCTCACTTTCACCGGCGCCAGCAATATTGTCATAAACCAGCTCAGCTACAATGTCTTCCAGAATAGCGTCAAGTTCACTCTTACCATTCCGGAGCTTCGTCTGGCTATAA aGGACTCTGGTATTACTGCTCACGTTTTTGGAAGCAAACACAGTGCTCAATTCAATGGCGG TCTCGTTATTAGGCAAGTTCGCCTCGTCGGTGACATTCGCGCCTCTGTAGGAATCATCTCCGGTATCTCCATTCGAAGTGTTTCGTTGCAGTTCAGCATCGGAGACATTCAA tcaaATCTTCAATTGAACGCCTTCGGAAACGACTACACAGATGAATTAAACCAGTTACTCGGCACCACCATTCCTGATCTTCTGCAGAGATATAGg AATGAAATCAACCGGGAGTTGTCAAGAATCGTTTTGGAGATCCTGAGAGAACTTCTGTGA